One part of the Bacillota bacterium genome encodes these proteins:
- the spoIIID gene encoding sporulation transcriptional regulator SpoIIID, with protein MREYIRRRVLDVAGHIIETKSTVRQAAKLYNVSKSTVHKDVTERLPLISKQLSRKVKRILEQNKAERHIRGGEATRKKYREKKA; from the coding sequence ATGAGAGAGTACATCCGGCGTCGGGTGCTGGACGTGGCTGGCCACATCATCGAGACCAAGTCCACGGTCAGACAGGCAGCCAAGCTATACAACGTGAGCAAGAGCACGGTCCACAAGGACGTCACAGAGAGGTTGCCGCTCATCAGCAAACAGCTCTCTCGCAAGGTCAAGCGCATTCTCGAACAAAACAAGGCCGAGCGCCACATTCGGGGCGGCGAGGCCACGCGGAAGAAGTATCGTGAAAAGAAAGCGTAG